Proteins from a genomic interval of Apteryx mantelli isolate bAptMan1 chromosome 5, bAptMan1.hap1, whole genome shotgun sequence:
- the SMIM20 gene encoding small integral membrane protein 20, which translates to MAGLSRTVFIFGGFAAVVGAAFYPIYFRPLLQPEEYKKEQSINRAGIVQENIQPPGLKVWSDPFGRK; encoded by the exons atggcGGGGCTGTCGCGCACCGTGTTCATCTTCGGCGGCTTCGCGGCCGTGGTGGGCGCGGCCTTTTACCCCATCTACTTCCGGCCGCTGCTGCAGCCGGAGGAGTACA AGAAAGAGCAGTCAATAAACCGAGCTGGTATTGTTCAAGAGAACATTCAGCCTCCAG GATTGAAAGTATGGTCTGATCCATTTGGAAGAAAGTAA